A genomic region of Poecilia reticulata strain Guanapo unplaced genomic scaffold, Guppy_female_1.0+MT scaffold_312, whole genome shotgun sequence contains the following coding sequences:
- the LOC103460861 gene encoding uncharacterized protein LOC103460861 gives MLTGASSGGSTLTPRVTDMEELAETISQQLWLLQLDQLKEVCAEAKIQSGHSVTRRALIRLIXESIDATVNDEEEEVVRCYLQRMLKSIQQISQXSEVSAEEEATCNTPQSTQAVMEQMDLAEKYSQLHLNNQICGQIGEKGQKDRLSYTNLMHQIERGLSKGHSDVEIIEAVIKSISPGLSIRDMLEIKRDLTLPQLKAILKGHFKEHSSMDIYQRLINVTQDSRESPQNFLFRAIELKERLLLASREVDADEQYSADFIQRKFLRSVSTGLLSDNIKFQLKLYLDDQAVTDETLIEKMNEAACVDSERQSKQRKSYNTKIPKVNKLQTEMQFRQQNQAASNASLAIQEQSAEVVKQKKRKTSAPISSRESELCETVRLLREEIAEIKKSMTSSQSTHPAKRNVKREKDVKSITEVINVNIVLSMDNWDTSLGVAGDQKG, from the exons ATGCTAACTGGAGCAAGTAGCGGCGGGAGCACGCTGACACCGCGCGTGACCGACATGGAGGAGTTGGCAGAGACCATTTCTCAACAGCTATGGCTCTTGCAGTTGGATCAGCTCAAAGAGGTCTGTGCAGAAGCTAAAATACAAAGTGGACATTCTGTAACGAGGCGAGCGTTAATACGATTAATAAYAGAGTCCATTGATGCTACGGTTAAYgatgaagaggaggaggtggtgcgGTGCTATCTGCAGAGAATGTTAAAATCAATTCAACAGATATCACAAMATTCTGAAGTTTCTGCTGAGGAGGAGGCAACGTGCAACACACCACAAAGCACCCAGGCTGTAATGGAACAAATGGACTTGGCCGAAAAATACTCACAGCTCCACCTTAACAACC AAATATGTGGTCAGATAGGGGAGAAAGGTCAGAAAGACAGGCTCTCATACACGAACTTAATGCATCAGATTGAGAGAGGCCTGAGTAAAGGACATAGTGATGTTGAAATTATAGAAGCTGTAATCAAATCAATCAGCCCGGGTTTGAGCATTCGTGACATGCTTGAAATTAAACGTGATCTGACTCTGCCCCAGCTGAAAGCAATTCTAAAGGGACATTTTAAAGAGCATAGTTCCATGGATATCTACCAAAGACTGATAAATGTCACCCAGGACAGTCGGGAATCCCCCCAAAACTTCCTTTTCAGGGCAATTGAACTGAAAGAGAGGCTGCTGCTCGCTTCAAGAGAAGTAGATGCAGATGAGCAGTACAGTGCCGACTTCATTCAGAGGAAATTCCTGAGGTCAGTCAGTACTGGATTGTTGAGTGACAACATAAAGTTTCAGCTGAAGCTTTACCTTGATGATCAAGCTGTGACAGATGAGACTCTTATTGAAAAGATGAATGAGGCTGCATGTGTGGATTCAGAACGACAGTCCAAACAGAGGAAAAGCTACAACACTAAAATTCCAAAAGTCAACAAGCTACAAACAGAAATGCAGTTCAGACAGCAAAACCAGGCTGCATCTAATGCCAGTTTGGCAATCCAAGAACAGTCAGCTGAAGTGGTGAAGcaaaaaaaacgtaaaacatCAGCACCCATCAGTTCAAGGGAGTCAGAGCTATGTGAAACAGTAAGGCTGCTCCGAGAAGAAATCGCTGAAATCAAGAAAAGCATGACCAGCTCTCAATCTACTCACCCAGCAAAAAGGAATGTTAAAAGGGAAAAGGATGTGAAGAGCATAACAGAAGTCATCAATGTGAACATTGTTTTAAGTATGGACAATTGGGACACTTCTCTAGGGGTTGCAGGGGACCAAAAAGGTTGA